The window AGAAAGAGAGGAAGAAAAAGGAaggaaaagagaaaagaaaagagGAAGAAACAAAGGAGAAGAAAGGAGAAGAgaaggaaaaaaaagaaaaaaaaaagaaagaggagGAGGGAAGGAAAACTAAAAGGAAAAGgaagagaaagaaaagagaaaaggaGAGGAAAGAGAAAGGGaggagaaagaagaaaaagaaagagagaagagGAAGGGGAGAGAAGgaagaaagagaaaagagaaagaagaggAGAGAGAGGAAAAAAAGAAGGAGAAAAGAAGAgaggagagagagaaaaaaaaaagaagagggAGGAGAGAAAAAAAAGAAGGAGAGAGGAGAAGAAGGAAAAGAGGAGAAGAAAGAGGAAAGAGAGAAAGGGGGGGGAAAGAGAAGGAAGAaggagaaagaaagaaaagaggAAAAAAGAAGAGaggagaagaaaaaagaaaaaaagggagaagaagaagaaaagaaaagaaaggagAGGGAGAAAGAGAGAGgggaaagagaaaaagaaaaagaaaggaagagaaaaaagaaagagggaAAAGAGGAAAAGAGgaagagaaaaaaagagaggaggggaagaaaggaaaaaagggaaaaagaaaaaagggaataaaaggagaaaaaaggggaataaaaaaagagaaaaagaaaggggaggaaagagaagaaaaaaaggggaaaaaaaggaaaaaagagggaaaaaaaagaaagaaaagaaaagaaagaaaaaaaagaaggaaGAGAGAAAGAGGgagaaaaaaaaagagagagaaggGGGAGAgggaaagaaagaaaagagagaaaagaaaggggaagagaaaaaagaaaggaAGAAAAAGAGGAGGGggagaagagaaagaaaaaaagaggGGAAGAGGAAGGAGAAAAAGGAAGAAAgaggaaaaaaagaagaagagggaggaagaagaaagaaagagaggGAGGAGAGAGAGAAGAAAGGGGAAAAGGAAGAGAAAGGAAGGggagagaagaaagaagaaaaaggaaaaGGGAAGGGGAGAAGAGAGGAGAAGAAGGAGAAAGAAAAGAGGGAGGAGGAGAAAAAAAgaggaaagaagaaaaaaggaaaaagggGAAGAGGAGAAAGGGGGGAAAaggagagaaaaagagaaaagggAAAAGAAAGGGGGAAGAAAGAGGAGAGAAGGGGggagaagagagagagaaagggGAAGGAGAGAAGGAAAAAAAAGAGAGGAAAAGGAAGAGAAAAGAAAAGGAGAAAAGAAAGAGGAGAAGAAAAGAGGAAGGAGGGGAAGAGAGGAGAAAGggaagaaaaaagagaaagaagaaaggaGGGGGAAAGAGGGagagaagagaaaaaagaagGGAGAAGAGGGAAGAGGGGAAAGGAGaaaaaagaagagagaagaggggaaagaaggaaaagaagaaggagaagaaagagagaaaaaaaggGAGAGGAAAAAGGAAGAGGAGAAAGGAAGAAAGAGGGGGAGAGAAGAAAAGAGAAGAAGGGGAGAAAAGAGAGGGAagaaaaaagaggaaaaagGAGAGGGAGAGGAGAAAGAAAAGAaggaaaagagaaagagaagaaggAAAGAAGAAGGAAGGAAAAAGAAGGggaagagagaaagaaaaaaaagaggaGAAAGAGAGGAAGGAGAAGGAAGAAGAGGGAAAAAGAGGAAAAGAGGGGGAAAAAAGAAAGGGAAAAGGGAAAGGGAAAAAAAGAGGGAAAAGAAGAAGAGGGAAGAAGAGGGAGAAAGAGAAGGAAAGAGGGGAGAAAAGGAGAGAAGAGAGGAAGAAGGGAGAGAAGAAGGgaagaaaaaggaaaagaaaaaagagaaggggaggaaaaggaaaaaaaagagaaaggaaaGAGAGGAGGAGAGAAGGAGGGGAAAAAGAAGAGGGAAAAAAGGAAGAAAGAAAAGGGAAAAGGAAGAGAGAAGGGGAAAAGGGAAGAAAGGGGGGAGAAAAGAGGAGGGAAGGAAAGAAAGAAGGAGAAAGAGAAAAAGGAAGAGGGAGAGGGAAGGGAgaggaagaagaggaagagaagGGAGGGAGAAAAGGAAGGGGGGAAAGGGGGAGAGAAAAAGGAGGAAAAAGAAGAGgggagaaaagaaaaaaaaagaaagaaggaagagaagagagaaaaagGGGAAAAAGGAAGGAGGAAGAGAAGAGGGGAAAAAAAAGGGAAAGAAGAGAAAGGGGAAGGAAAGAGGGAAGAGGAAAGAAGAGAAGGAGGAGAAGGAAAGGGGAAAGgaagagaagagaaaaaaaaagaagagggaaggaaaagagaaagggaaaGAAGGAGGGaggagaaaaaaaaagaaaagagaggGGGGGGAGAAGGGAGGGAGAAAAGGGGGAGAAGAGAAGAAagggaagaagaaaaaaaaagaggaaaaaaagGGAGGAAAAGGGAAGAAGAGgggagagaaagagagagaggagGGAGAAAAAAAAGGGGAGGAGGGGAGAGGGAGAGGGAAGgaaaagaagaagaggagaGGAAGGAAAAAAGAGAGAAGGGAGGAAGGGAGGGAAAAAGGAGAAAAGAGAGAAGGGGAGAAAAAGGAGAAAAGAGGGAAAAGAAGGAGGAAAGAAGGAGGGGAGAAAAGGGAGAGAGAAGGAAAAGAGGGGAAAAAAGGAGAAGAAAAGGGGAAGAAAGagggagaaagagagagaggggAGAAGAAGGGAAAGAAAGAAGAGGAAAAAAAAGGGAAGGGAGaaagaaaggaaaaagaaaaaggagaGGGGAAGAAAGGAGgggaagagaaagagagaggaaGAGGGAGGGGGGAAAGAGAGGAGGGGGGGAGAAAGAAAAGGAGGGGGAgggaagagaagagaagagggGGGAAAGGGGGGGGAAAAGAAAGAGGGGATGGAAAGGGGGGAAGGGGAAAGGGAGAAGGGGGGAGAGGGGGGGGGAAAGGAGAGAGAAAAGGAAGAGAGGAAAAGAGAAAGAAGGGGAGAAAAAagagaaggaaaaaaaaaaaaagagaaggaGGAAAAGaaggaaagaaagaagaaaaaaagaaagaaaaaagggaaaaaaaggaaaaagaagagaaaagaaagagGGGGAAGGGAGAGAGAAGAAGAGGGGGAAGGGGAAGGGGGGAAAGGAAGagaaaggaagaagaagaagaggggAGGGGAGGAGGGGGGGGAAAATAAGGAGAGAGGGGGAAAAAAAGAAGGAGGGAGGAAAAAAAGGAGGAAGGAGGAAGAAAGGGAAGGGGGAAAAAGAGGGAGGAAAAGGAAAGAGAGAGAAGGAGAAGGAagggaaaaaaagaaaagagggGGAGGGAAGAAAAGAGAAGGAAAGGAAGAGAGAAGAAGGAAgaggaaaaaagagaaaaaagagagaggaGGAGAAAAGGGGAAAAAAAAGGGAGGAGAAAGAAGGGggagaaagagagaaaaaagaagaaaagagaagagagaagagaagagaagggAAGAGGCGGGAAAAGGAGggggaaaaaaaagaaaaaaggggGGGGAAAGGGAGGAGGAAGGAGAGAAGGGAAAGGAGAAGAGGGAAGGAAGGAAGGAGGAGGAGAGAGAAGGAAGGAAAAAAGGGGGAGGGGAAGTGAGGAGgagaaaaaaaaagagaaggGAAAGGAGGAAAGGGAAAGGAAGAGGAGAAGAAGGAGAGGAAGGGAAGAGAGGGGGGGAAGAAAAAAGGAAGGAAAGGGGGGGAAGGGGAGAAAAAGGGGgggagaagaagaaaaaaagaaaagaaaaaaaagaaaaggaagagaaagagaaagagaaaaggAGGGGGAAGGAAAGAAGTAAAAAGAAAGGAGGGGGGGAAGGGGGAGAAAAagaggaaaggaaaggaaaagagAGGGGAAAAGGAGAGAGGGGAAAAGGAAAAGAGGAAGGAAGGAAGAAAAGGGGAAAGAAAAAAGGGGAAAGAGGAGAGAGGGGAAAGGAGAGGAAGGAGAAAGAAAAGGGGGAAAGAGAGAGGAGGAGGGGAAAGAGAAGAGGGAAGAAagaggaaaaaagaaaaaaggaaaaggggaaaaaagaaaaaggggAGGGAGAAAAATAAAGGGagggaaaaaagaagaaaaagagaagagagaaaaggGGAAGAGGAGGAAAGGGGAGAAAGGGGGGGAGAGAGAAGGAAAAGAAAaggagaaaagaaaaagaaagaagggGGGAAGGGgggaaagagagagaaaaaaggGAGGAAAGGGAGAGGGAAAAGAAAAGGgggggaaaaagaaaaagggaaaaaagaaaaaaaagaaaggaagAGGGGGGGAGAAGGAAAAAAAGGAAGAGAGAAAAAAAGAGGAGAGGGAAGAAAGGAGAGAAAAAAGAAGGAAAGGGGAGAGGggaaaaaggagaaaaagaggaaaaaaagaaaggaaagaGAGGGAAGAAGAGAAAGGAGGAAAGAGGGGAGGAGGGGGGAGGAAAAAGAAAGGAGGGAAAGAGGGAAGGAGGAAGAAAGAGAAGGGAAAGAAGGagaaaaaaaaggaaaggaGGAGAGGGAAGGGAAGGGGGGAGGAAGAAGGGGGAGAGAGAGGGAGGGGAAAAAGGGGAGAAGAGAGAGGAGGAGAAAGGGAAAGAGAGAAGAGGAGAAAGGAGGGAAAAAAGGGGAAAAGAAGGGAgaggagaaaaaagaaaaaagaa is drawn from Bactrocera dorsalis isolate Fly_Bdor unplaced genomic scaffold, ASM2337382v1 BdCtg032, whole genome shotgun sequence and contains these coding sequences:
- the LOC125779990 gene encoding uncharacterized protein LOC125779990; the encoded protein is KGGERRKRKREEEGERRKKEKRERRGERGKKEGEKKRGEREKKKKREERKKRRREEKKEKRRRKRKERKGGEREGRRRKKEKRKKEERRRKKKKREKKKKRKKKEKKRKKKKKEERK
- the LOC125779991 gene encoding putative uncharacterized protein DDB_G0271982 is translated as REEKKKEEGRKRERERRREEKKKEKRGEERRGRERERKREGEKREEEKRGGREKEKKRRKEKERRGEGGKEREK